The Gemmatimonadota bacterium DNA segment TGGAGAGACTATGCAACATCATGAACGCATGCGAGGTCGAAGAGACCGTCAAGTGGGGTCAGCCCTGCTATACCCATGCAGGCAAGAACGTGGTGGGCATCGGGGCGTTCAAGGAGTTCGTGAGCGTCTGGTTTTTCCAGGGCGCGTTGCTGCGCGACGAACACGGCGTCCTGGTCAATGCGCAGGAAGGCAGGACCCGGGCTATGCGGCAGTGGCGGTTTCAGGCGGTCGAAGAGATCGACGAACCGCTGTTGCGCGCCTACGTGGACGAGTCCATTGAGAACCAGCGGCTGGGCAAGGAGATCAAGGCGGAAAGGAAGAAGCCGGTGGAGGTTCCGGATGAACTGGCCGGCGCACTGGCGGATGACCGCGACGCCGGCGAGCG contains these protein-coding regions:
- a CDS encoding YdeI/OmpD-associated family protein, translating into MQRYKSVEDYLDGHVEWRPLLERLCNIMNACEVEETVKWGQPCYTHAGKNVVGIGAFKEFVSVWFFQGALLRDEHGVLVNAQEGRTRAMRQWRFQAVEEIDEPLLRAYVDESIENQRLGKEIKAERKKPVEVPDELAGALADDRDAGERFSSLTPGKQREYTEYIAEAKRTETRTKRLEKILPMIRSGQGLNDKYKR